The genomic DNA GGGATGATCCCCGCTTCTTCCAATGCATGAAGTTCGTCGCGCAAGATACTGAGGATGGCGGGATATTCGTCGCGCATATACAGATACACACGCTCCGCCTCGACCGCCCAGGCCGCGATTAGCATGCCTTCGAGGAACAGATGCGGCGTGCGTTCCAGATACCAGCGGTCCTTGAACGTGCCCGGCTCGCCCTCATCGCCGTTCACGGCCATCAGGCGCGGACCGGGTTCGGACCGCACGAAGCCCCACTTCTTGCCGGACGGAAACCCCGCCCCGCCCAGACCGCGCAGGCCAGAGACCGCGACGCGGTCCTGCACCTCCGCCCAGTCCCCATTTGCGCGCAGGTCGGTCAGCACGTCATAACCGCCAGCCGCGCGATAGGCCGCCAGCCCTTCGTAGTCCGGCACCTCCGCATGGGTATGTTCGGCCACGATCGCCGCCTTCACCTTCTCCAGCGTCGCGTGATCGACGGAGTGGTGGCCCAGATGCAGCACCGGGGCCGTGTCGCAGCGCCCCATGCAGGGCGCGCGGACGACGCGGACCTCATTCGCATCCAGCCCGTCGATCAAGGCCTGCTTCAACGCCTGCGCGCCCGCCATCTCGCAGGACAGCGACTCGCAGATGCGGATCGTCAGGGCGGGCGGTGGCGCCTCGCCTTCCTTCACCACGTCGAAATGCGCGTAGAAGGTCGCGACCTCGTAGACCTCGGCCTGTGACAGCCGCATCTCCTCGGCCAGCGCACGCAGGTGCGCGGCAGACAGGCAGTTAAACCGGTCCTGAATCAGGTGCAGGTATTCGATCAGCATGTCGCGGGCGAGCGGTGCGTCCCCCAGTAGGGCGCGCACCTCGTCCCATGCGGCATCGTCCAGCTGGCGGCCTTTCGGCGTGTGGCGCCCCTTGCCACGGCCCGATTTCCAGATGCCGTCTTTTTCGTCCAAAGCCATGACCGTTCCCCCGCATGCACATCGCGCTGTGCCTAACATAGCCCCCAACCGGTGTCAGCGTCATCCAAAAGTCCTAATGTACCTGTGGCGAATAGTCTTGACCCCAAAGACGTTCGCGGCACCGCCGTCGGATGATGTTATAGCAGAGGCGAATCTCATTCCGGGTCGCCATGTTTGCCGTCATCCTGTTCCCTCTTGCCACGCTGTTGCCGTTGGGTCTGATCGCCGCCGGGGCCCTGTTGGGTGGTCCCTGGGTCGTGGTGGCACTGGTCGGCATGACGCTGCTGACCTATCTTCTGGACCAGCTTGTCGCCGTGACGCTGCCGCCCGCCGACGACGCGAACCGGGAATTCCCCGCCGCCGACGGGCTTTGCGTGCTGCTGGCGTTTGGACATTTCGCGACACTGGCGCTGATCGTGCACGAGCTGGGGGCCAACAATCTGGGCCTCTGGGCCAAGGCCGGGCTGACCATCGCCGCCGGCCTGTGGTTCGGGCAGGTCGGCAATGCCACCGCGCATGAACTGATCCACCGCGGCCCGCGCCCGCTGCACCGCTTAGGCAAATGGGTCTATATCTCGCTGCTTTACGGGCACCACACCTCGGCCCACGTGCTGATCCACCACCGGCTTGTCGCCACGCCAGAGGATCCGGCCACCGCGCCGCAGGGACAGGGCTTCTGGGCCTATGCCCCGCGCGCCTGGATCGGCGCCTTCCGCCTTGGCTATGCCGCCGAGTCCGCGCGCCTCGACCGCGTGGGCCGCGCGCACTGGCACAACCCTTACGTCGTCTATCTGGCGGGGGGTGCGCTGATGCTGGCGCTGGCGATGCTGCTGGGCGGCTGGCGCGGGCTGCTGGGCTACCTCTGCCTTGTCGCTTACGCGCAGGTGCAGCTGCTGCTGTCGGACTACGTGCAGCACTACGGCCTGACCCGTCGCGTGACCGAAGGTGGCAAGCCGGAACCCGTCGGCCCCCGGCACAGCTGGAACGCGCCGCAGTGGTTCACCGCGGCGATGATGCTGAACGCGCCGCGCCACGCCGATCACCACGCCCATCCGGCCCGCGCCTTTCCCACCCTGCGGCTGGAGGACGACGGCCCGACCCTGCCCCGGTCCCTGCCCGCCATGGCGGCGCTGGCACTGTTCCCGCCGCTGTGGCGCCGCGTCATGGACCGCCGGGTGCGCCGCTGGCAATCCGCATGATCCGCGCGCTCGCCCTGTGCCTGATCGCCGGACCGACATTGGCCGACCCGATGACGGCGGCGGATTTCGACGCCTATGTCAGCGGCAAGACCCTGACCTTCACCCAGCCCGACGGCACCCCCTTCGGGGTCGAAGCCTACGGCCCCGACCGCGCCGTCACATGGTCGTCGGAACCCGGCGTCTGCCAGACCGGCGTCTGGTACGACCGCGACGGGCTGATCTGCTTCGTCTACCTGACCGACCCGGTCCCGAAGTGCTGGACGGTCGATCGCACCGACCGCGGCTTGCGCGCGCAATCGACCGAAGGCACCGTCCTGTTCGAGGCGACCGAGGCGCAGACCCCCCTCGTCTGCGCGGGTCCTGACCTGCTGTCCTAGACCTGCACCCGCCCGTCTGCGAACTCGATCTCGACCACGCTCGCCCCCTGCACATCCGCCGTCTGCGTCGCCACCGCGCCATCGGCGCGCACGACCGCGTAACCGCGCCGAAGGGTCTCGCGGTAACCCAGCGTTTCCCGCAGGCGGTCCAGCGCCAGCAGCCGGGCGCGGCGTGCGTCCTGGGCCCGCGTCGCCCGGTCGATCAGGCGCTGAACGCGGGCTTCCAGCCGCTCGCGCGGGCGCGAAAGGTCCGGCGGCGACAGACGCAGGCCCGACAACCGCTGACCGGCATCGCCGACGCGCCGCACCAGAGCCGGGTCCAGCCTTGCCGCCAGCGCATCCAGCCGGCGCCGTTGTTCAGCCACACCGCGCTGCAGCACACCCGGCCGCAGCGCCGCATTCGCCAGCTTCACCCGCTTCGCCGCTGCAGCGGAGCGTAACGCCGCAGGCAACCGCTCGCCCAGATAATCCAGCCGCTGCGCCGGTCCCTGCAACAGCGCCTCCGGCTGCGGCAACGCGCGCGCCAGATCGCGCACCCGCTGCTGGCGCAGCCCCAACCCTTGCGTCACTGCCCGGCTGATCCGCGCACCCTGATTGTCCAGCGCAGCGAACAGGTCCATCCGCACCGGCACCGCCATCTCGGCCGCCGCCGTCGGCGTCGGGGCCCGCCGGTCGCTGACGAAGTCGATCAGCGTCGTATCCGTCTCGTGCCCCACGGCAGAGATCAGGGGAATCCGGCTCTCGAACGTCGCA from Loktanella sp. M215 includes the following:
- a CDS encoding NAD(P)H-dependent oxidoreductase subunit E; amino-acid sequence: MALDEKDGIWKSGRGKGRHTPKGRQLDDAAWDEVRALLGDAPLARDMLIEYLHLIQDRFNCLSAAHLRALAEEMRLSQAEVYEVATFYAHFDVVKEGEAPPPALTIRICESLSCEMAGAQALKQALIDGLDANEVRVVRAPCMGRCDTAPVLHLGHHSVDHATLEKVKAAIVAEHTHAEVPDYEGLAAYRAAGGYDVLTDLRANGDWAEVQDRVAVSGLRGLGGAGFPSGKKWGFVRSEPGPRLMAVNGDEGEPGTFKDRWYLERTPHLFLEGMLIAAWAVEAERVYLYMRDEYPAILSILRDELHALEEAGIIPAGYVDLRRGAGAYICGEESAMIESIEGKRGIPRHRPPYVAQKGIFGRPTLVHNVETLIWIAKVLREGPQILADVAHNGRNGLRNYSVSGRVAAPGVYLLPAGSTIRDVIAAAGGMAEGHVFKAYQPGGPSSGLLPASIDDVPLDFDTLQKYGTFIGSAAVVVLSDRDSARGAALNMLEFFADESCGQCTPCRVGCEKAVKLMQADTWDAELLTDLCEVMVDASICGLGQAAPNPIKSVLTHFKNEV
- the xseA gene encoding exodeoxyribonuclease VII large subunit encodes the protein MDLFEHAEPASNAPEFTVSEIAGAVKKAIEGEFGHVRIRGEVGRVTRPRSGHLYLDLKDDRAVLSGIIWKGRADALAQLPEEGMEVIATGRLTTFPGQSKYQIIIDDIAPAGAGALMAMLEKRKAKLQGEGLFDTAHKQPLPFLPEIIGVVTSPTGAVIRDILHRLRDRFPRKVLVWPVAVQGANCAKEVAAAIRGFNMMTPGGALPRPDLLIVARGGGSLEDLWGFNEEIVARATFESRIPLISAVGHETDTTLIDFVSDRRAPTPTAAAEMAVPVRMDLFAALDNQGARISRAVTQGLGLRQQRVRDLARALPQPEALLQGPAQRLDYLGERLPAALRSAAAAKRVKLANAALRPGVLQRGVAEQRRRLDALAARLDPALVRRVGDAGQRLSGLRLSPPDLSRPRERLEARVQRLIDRATRAQDARRARLLALDRLRETLGYRETLRRGYAVVRADGAVATQTADVQGASVVEIEFADGRVQV
- a CDS encoding alkane 1-monooxygenase, with product MFAVILFPLATLLPLGLIAAGALLGGPWVVVALVGMTLLTYLLDQLVAVTLPPADDANREFPAADGLCVLLAFGHFATLALIVHELGANNLGLWAKAGLTIAAGLWFGQVGNATAHELIHRGPRPLHRLGKWVYISLLYGHHTSAHVLIHHRLVATPEDPATAPQGQGFWAYAPRAWIGAFRLGYAAESARLDRVGRAHWHNPYVVYLAGGALMLALAMLLGGWRGLLGYLCLVAYAQVQLLLSDYVQHYGLTRRVTEGGKPEPVGPRHSWNAPQWFTAAMMLNAPRHADHHAHPARAFPTLRLEDDGPTLPRSLPAMAALALFPPLWRRVMDRRVRRWQSA